One Natrinema longum genomic window, CTGGCGGATCACATCGGTCTCGACGTCTGTCTCCACGCCTCCGAAACCCTTCACGAGGAGCTGGGCGACCGTTACAAGCCCGCGTACCTCCTCAAACGGAAGGTCGAGGCCGGCGACCTCGGCAAGAAGACCGGGACCGGGTTCTACGAATACGAGTGATCGTCCGCGTCGCGTGACGACTGCGATCGGTTGCGATTCGATTCAGTTTCCGATAAGGTATTTTACGCTGACACTCGTTGCGGGAGACGATGCGCCTCGCACGCCTCGCTATCGCCCTCCTCTGTTGTAGCCTCGTCGGAGCGACCGGTATCGCCGCCGTCGCCGGCGCACCACCGCCGACACAGCTCTGTGGAGTTTGTGGTCCCGGCACCGCCAACGATGCCGAGATCGCGGGCGCGACGGAGCAGGGAACGCTCGACATCTACGTCGACGAAACCGGCGATTCGCGCTGGCACGCCCGCGTGCCGGTCACCGACGCCGCCGCCGAGCGCTACCGCACCAACGCGACCGCACTCGAGGCCGCGGTCGACGACGCCTGGGCACGATACCACGCCGCCGACGACGACATCCGCGAGGTCGAGCCGTCGCTCGAGGACGACTCCGTCGTAGTGAATTATACGGTCGACGACATCGCCCGATCCGGAGTCGGAGACACCTGGATCGTCGACTACTTCGCGGTCGGAACCGCGCTCACTCGCTACGAGATCGTCGCGCAGCGAGTTACGCTACACACTCCCGCGGGGACGAGGGTCACGAACCACGTCCCCGCCGCCGACGTCGATGGCAACGCCGTGACGTGGACCGGCGGAACCGACCGCGACCCGGGCGACGACTTCGGCGAGCAGACGTACGTCACCTACGGCAACGGCGGCGTTCTCGACGCCGCGAGGGGCTACGCGACGCTCGCTCTCGAGACCGGGCCGACGGCGCTCGCACACGGGGCGAGCGGCGGTGCCATTCCGGGGGTGTTGCTCGCACTCGCCGGAGTGGCGATCGGACGGATCGATCTGGGGGTCGCTGCCGTCGACGACACGACCCTCGAGCGACTGATCGTGGCAGTGGGTAGCGTCGGAGCAGTGGGCTTCCTCGTCGTCGGGTCGACCGCGGCCGGCCCCGGCCCCGCGCCGGGTGCAGTCGCGCTGGCGTCGCTCGGGGTCGGATACGCCCTGCTGGGAAGCGTGGCACGCCGGTTCGGCAGGCGCTTCGAGACGCGCGGGCTGGCGGGCCTGTCGGTGCTCGCGACGCTCACCGCTGGAGGAGTCGCGCTCGCACTTGCCGGACCGCCAGTGTATGCGGTCCCGCTTTGTTTCGGACTGGCGACCGCACTCTGGCTGCCGATCGGACACGCGTTCGAACGTGGCCGGACCCCGATCGCACTCGTGGCGGTCACTGCGCTCACGCCGATCGCCGCGATCGGGGCCATCGCTCCGGTCTCGGTGTTCGGATACGGGCCGACGATGTACGGGCTCCTGTTGTTGCCGTGGGTCGCAAGCGTCGCCGTGTTCGGCTACCCACTCGCGCTTTTGGGCCGGCAACTCGCGCTCGCCGACGACTGAGCCTGCACGACGCCGACGAGCGACGGAGCCACCGCGTCCTCACTCGAGGAATCGCGCACCGACGTCGACGTCGGCCGGCGGCATCGCACACTGGTCTTTCTTGCCGAACCAGCGATACCGGCGCGCCGCGACGAAGTCGTACGCCCGATCCCGAATCGACCGCGGCAGGAACCGAAACGGCCCGAGCAGCGCGTAGACCCCTCCGAGGAGCCTCGCGATTCGGATGACAGCCGCGGACTTCACGTAGCAGTCGTCGCCCTCGATCAGCACGATCGACTCGAGTTCGTCCGTCGGGAGGTCGTGTTCGGCGAGCAACCGTTTGCCGACATCGGACTGGAGCGAGGCGAACCGAAATTGCCCGTCCGTATCCCGCGGCAGGATGAACTGGACGAACCCGTTACAGAGGTTACAGACGCCGTCGAAGAGGATGATCGGGTCGTCCGGGATGTCCGTACTCATGGGGTATCCATCCGTTGGGACTCCTGCCAATTCACGATTCCGGTCGTCGCAGCAGCGGTCCGGACCGACACTGCGACGGCAGCGGGACCCGAGGACTTCCACACCACGCACTCGTACGGACCGTTGTCAGTCAGTGCCGGCGACCCCACGGACAGGTCGTGGGGTCGCCGGTCACTCGGGACGGGGGACCGCATCAGACGTACGACAGTGGACGAGAGAGACGCTCGAACTGCCATTCAACTGTTCTGAAAACGGATTAAATAGTTAATGCAAACGGTGGTGTGGGTGCAGGTATGGCTGAAACGGTTCCCCGACTCGAACCACTGGAGCGTCGACCCCTGACCGACCGTACCTGTCTCGTCACCGGTTCCTCGCGTGGAATCGGTCGCGAAATCGCGTTCGAACTCGCCCGCTGTGGTGCGAACGTCGCAGTGAACTACCGCTCGTCCGACGCGAAGGCACGCGACGTGACCGAGCGGATCGAAGAAAACGGCGAGACGGCGATCACCGTCCAGGCCGACGTCTCCGACCCGGCGCAGGTCGAACGGATGGCCGCGGACATCCGCGAGGAGTTCGGCGCGATCGACGTCCTCGTCAACAACGCAGGGATCACCGTCGATCGAACGTTCGAGGAAATGACCTACGAGGACTGGCAAGCGGTCATCGACGTCAACCTCCACGGAACGTTCAACTGCACGAAGGCGTTCTACGACGACGTCAAAACCTCCGATCACGGGCGACTGATCAACATCTCGAGTGTGGTCGGCCAGCAGGGTAACTACGGACAGGCCAACTACGCGACCTCGAAGGGCGGCCTGTTCGCGTTCACTCGGACGCTCGCCCTGGAACTGGCGAGTCACGGCTCGACGGCGAACTGCGTCGCGCCGGGCTTTACCGAGACGGACATGCTCGAGACGGTTCCCGATCGGGTTCGAGAGAAGATCCGCGAGGACATTCCGCTGGATCGGTTCGCCCGACCCGAAGATATCGTCGGGATGGTCCGGTTCCTCGTCGGCGACCAGGCCGAGTACATGACCGGTCAGGTCGTCGGAATAAACGGCGGCATCGAGTGGTGACGAGTCGCCGAGCCAGGCGATCCGATTCGGTAGGGTGCCTCGAGCAAGCACAGTTGTTCTACCCCAAACAAAATTGTTTTACGGCCGGAATCTGTTCCACCGGATGATGCCACCCATCGCGCTTCCACACGATGCGAAGGCCGGACCGACCAAGTCGGAGGTCCGCGCCGTCGTCGGTTCGAAACTCGCACTCGAGCCCGAGGATCACTTCGCGGAGGTCGGCTCCTGTACGGGGGCCATCACGATCGAAGCCGCACAGCGAGCCGGGCGGGTGACCGCCCTCGAACGGAAACCCGAGCGACTCGAGACGACCGAGCAGAACCTGGCCGCGAACGAGGACTCGATCCGGGCCGAGGTCGAACTGCGCAACGCGGAAGCGCCCGAGGGGCTGCCCGACGACGCCGACGCGCTCTTCCTGGGCGGGAGCCGGAACTTCGAGGCCGTCCTCGACCACGCCGTCGAAACCGAAATCGACCGCGTCGTGATGAACGTCTCGCGCCTCGAGGTCGCGGGCAAGGCGACGGAAGCCTTCCGCGAACGGGACCTGCTTGAGGAGGTCGTCCAGTTCCAGGTGAGCCACGGCTACGAACTCGCCGGCGCGACGAGTTTCGACTCGGACAACCCGGTGTACATGCTGGTCGGGAGCGCGACGGCCGAGGACGATGGCGAGAGAGTCGCCGCCGACGGGAGCGGGGGGTGTCACCAATGACCCTCTACGGCGTCGGGCTCGGTCCCGGCGAGGCCGACCTCGTGACCGTTCGCGGGAAGGAGGTCCTCGAGAGCGTCGACGTGGTCTACTCGCCGGGCCGACTCTCGCGGACCGTGGCGCTGAACCACGTCGACGAGTCGAAGATCGGGGACCTTGACTTCCCGATGACGAAAGACGAGGAGAAGCTCCGTGCGGCGTGGAAGGAGGCCGCCGCGGAGATCGCCCCGAACGCCCGCGACGGCGACGTCGCGTTCGTCACGCTGGGCGATCCCAACGTCTACTCGACGTTTGGCCACCTGCGCCGGACGATCGACGCCTTCCACCCCGACGTCGCCCTCGAGATCGTTCCCGGCGTGAGCGCGGTGACTGCCTTCGCGACCGCGATGGGGGTCGAGATCGAGGCCGGCGCGGGCCTCTCCTTACGAGAGGCCGCGTCCGGACACAGTCCGACGGGCCCGGACCGGATGATCCTGTTCAAGGTCACCGACGCGCCGGCCACCCACGAGGGACTCGTCGATGCCGGCTACGAGGTGACCTACGGCCGGCGGCTCTTCATGGAACAGGGCGATACCATCGTCACCGACGACCCCGAAGCGATCGACGAGCGAGACTACTACACGCTCGCCTACGCCGAGAAGGAGGACCTCGAGGTCGAGCAGGCGACGGCAGCCTTCGAGACCGACGGCTCCGACGACTCGAGTGAAGACGACTCGACGACGAGCGGTGAGCCGGTAACCGACGGCGGTGAGCGAATCGAAGGTGAGCGCGAGCGAAGCGAGCGCGATCCACATCGGAACGCGAAGCGTTCCGAGGAAGGTTCGCGATCCTCGTCGGAGGTACCCTCCGACGGAGGCAGGCTGGTCAACATTGAGCGCGCCGAGGGCTGTGAGGGCGGCGACTGTGGAGGACACCGATGACTGACGACGCACGAAACGACCCGCAGGACGCGATCGACTCCCAAGGCGAGCGCCGCCGCGAGGAACTGGACGACCGGATCTTCGAGCACAGCGCCGGCGACGAACAGGAGGGGATCCCCTTCGTCGGTGCCGGGCCCGGCAACCCGCGACTGCTGACCGTCGCCGGGAAGGAACTGCTCGAGGAGGCCGACCTCGTCGTCCACGCGGGCTCGCTGGTCAACAGCGAACTGTTAGACGAGTACTGTGCCCACGCCGAACTGGTAAATTCCGTCGGGAAGGACCTCGAGGAGCTGATTCCGCTGATGCGGGACGCCTACGAGGACGGCGACAACGTCGTTCGGCTGCACAGCGGCGATCCAGCCATCTACGGCGCGGCCCTCGAGCAGATGGATGCCCTGGAACACGAGGGCGTACCGACCCACTTCGTGCCGGGCGTCACGTCGGCCTTCGCGGCCAGCGCGACGCTGCGGACCCAACTGACGCTCAACGAGGTCTCGAACCACGTCGCCTTCACCCGGCCCCAGGGCAAGACCCTGACACCGGAGGAGGATCACATCTCCGAGTTCGTCGAGATGGGCGACGTGACGACCTGCATCTACCTCGGGACCCACGCGGTTCGGGACACGATGGATCGCCTGCTCGAGGACGACCACGACCCCGAGACGCCGGTCGCGGTGATCTACCACGCCTCCTGGCCCGACGAGGACGTGATCGTCGGTTCGATCGGGACCATCGCGGACAAGGTCGAGGAGGCGGGGTATCGCGCCTCGGCGCTGGTCGTCATCGGCGATGCGGTGACGGGGGCGGGCTACGAGCGCTCGTTCCTCTACGGCGACTGGGCGAATCGCGGATCGTAGGGCTCGTTGGCTACTTGGCGTCCGTCGGCGAGGGGGAGCCTCACCTGCAGCGAACCGGCACGGAATTGGTCGGCTCACTGTGTCCATATTCAAAAGGGAAGGCGAGGCCAACGGTGGCATGATCGCCATCGCCGGATCGAAAGGTGGTTGTGGCAAGTCGACAGTGACGCTCGGCCTCGCCGAGGCGTTCGCGCGAGCGGAGACGCCAGCGCTCGCCATCGATGCCGACAGACAGCTCCCGAACCTCCACGTCATGACGGAGCGCGATCGCGGGCCGACGATCGCGGACCTCGATCGTGGTGCCGATATCACCGAGATCGCACAGCCCCATCCGCGTGAACCGACCGTCGGCATCGTTCCCGCGCCGAAGTCCTCGCAGGCGTTCGAGTTCGACTCCCTAGACGAACGCCTTGAGGCGGACGGACAGCAGGTCCTGATCGACTGTCCGTCCGGTGCCGGTCCGGATGTCGTCGACCCGCTGGCCCAGTCCGCGGGCGTCATCGTCCTCGCGTCGAACACCGACCGCACGCTGGACGCCGCCGAAACGACGATCGAGATGGCGCGCCGGCTCGGGGTTCCCGTCTACGGCGCGATCCTGAACAAGTGCTCGGAGATCCCGGAGCCGGCGACCCGCTGGGACGGGGTCCCGCTTCTTGGATGCGTCCCCGACCGCCCCTCGCCACTGTTGAACGACGATGTCACGACGGCGTTCGACGAAATCGTCGAAACGCTCGCCACACAGACCGCGAGCGACCGGGCCCCTCCGGAGTACGCCGGTGATCGCCTCCCCATCGGCATCGAGGAACTCGACTACCGACTCGGGGGCGGCCTCTCACCGGGGTCCGTCGTCGCACTCGTCGCCGAACCGGCGAGTCAGGCCGAGCACATCCTCTATCGGGCGACCGGCGTCCGCGGCACGCTCTATCTCTCGACGCAGCGGTCGCGGGAGAACGTCCGTCGAGCGATCGAATCCGCCGCGACTGGCTCCGGCACGCCGACGACCAGACGCGTCACCGGCGACGACGCCCTCGAGGAGGCGGCCTCCCTGATCGACAAACTTCCGGACGCGGCCAATCTGATCGTCGACCCGATCGACGAACTCGAACGTCGGGACCGGTCGGCGTACGTGTCGTTCCTCGACGAACTCAAAGACCGCATGGTGGAGACGGACGGCCTCGCGATCCTCTACTGTCTCGAGGACGAACCGCCGAATCGATCGGCGACGCTCCGTGCCGCCGACGCGGTGTTCGAACTCGAGACGGTCACCCCGGCGGCCGACGCCGACATCGAACACCTCCTCTCGGTACCGAAATACCGCCCGAAAGCCGGATTGAGCGAGACGTTCGCGCTCGAGTTCGCCGGTGACGGGGGCGTCGCACCGATCGAGTCCGCGCCGGGAGCGGAGTGACGGGTGTGGAATATGGCACCTCTTCCATACGAAGCACTGATCGGCATCTCGTACGGCCTGTTGGTCGGGTTCGTGCCCGCGATCCTGGTCGGTCTGGCTGCGGTCGGCGTCGGCATCGCCCTGGATCGACCTCTCCCTCTTCTGGTCGGAATCGTCCCGGCCCCGGTCGCGGTCGCGACCGGCATCGACGCGGGCGTCTTCGCTCCCGGATTCTCACACGCTCCCCGGATCGCGATGGCAGCGGTCGTCGCTGGTCTGTTGGGTGTTGTCACGACGAACCAGGGGAACCGCGTTGCAGCGGAACTTCCCCAGAGCCGGTCGCTCCCGGTCGTCAGGGGGCCGACCCTGTCCGTGGACGCGGTCGACGCCGTCGACGCCATGGGTCAGGTGACGATCCGTCCGACGGGAGCGATCCGCGAGTTCGAGGGGTACCCACCGCTGTCTCCCGAGTTGCGGACGACCATCGAGGACGGTGCCTGGCGGCTCCCGGCGGATCTGCAACTCTCCGAACTGGAACGCCGCCTCGAGCGCCGCCTTCGGACCGAGTACGGACTCTCGCTCGTCGACGTTTCCATCGACGGACGTGGTCGGGCGACCGTCGCCGCCGCCCCGCCCGCAAAGGGCGTCGCGACGACGTTGTCGGCGGGAACCAGGGCGGTGACGGTGTCCGGGCTGCTTCCGACGGGGATCGAACCGGGTGACCGGGTCGCGATCGCCGCTGGCGACGAGAGCGTCCGCGGTGACGTCCTTTCGATCGACGACGGCGGTGGTTCCGCCGACGATCGTGGCACGGCCATCGGCTCGCTACCGGTTGCCCACCGAGCCGCCACCATCGGCTTCGACGGCGGTGTGGGACGAGTCACGGTCGCGGTCGAGACGACCGCAGCAACACGATTGCTCGATGCCCCCCGACACCGCATCGTCGTTCTGCCGAGCGGCGATAACCACGCGCTCGAGGCGGCAACACTGTTGGAAGAAGCTGGTCGGGCCGTGACATCCGTCGAGTTAGGGGGCGACTCCCGTGTGGCTGCCGAGACCCTCGGTGTGTGTAGCGACGACCAGTGGCGGTTCGCCGCCGACGTGTCCCCTACCGAGGGCGACAGAGCGTTCGTCGCCGGCACCTCGCCGGAGGTGAACGACCGATGATGGACGTGGGTACCCTCTGGGACCTCGTCCGCACCGCCGCGATCGATGTCGTCGGGATGGCACTGCTAGCAGGAATCGTCGGGCTACTCGCAGCTGCGGGGTACCGCTGGGCGACGACACGCTCGCCACCCGCCGGTGCCGCGGTTCTGCTCGGCCTCTCGACGGTCGCGGGGCACCTGACGTACACGGTATTGGGCGCGAACGTGTTTTTCGACGGTATTCCCCTCGATCACCAGTTCAGTGCCGGGTATCTGCTTGCCACGTTCCTGCTCGCCGGGATCGTTGCGGCGGGCGGGAGTCGACTCGGCGACCGGCTCTCCTGCCAGGTCGCCGATCTCTCGCGGATCGACGCGAGCGGTGAGCCAGCGGCCGCCATCAGATCGGCGGGACTCGCCGTCGCCCTCGAGTTGCCCGAGGCGATCGCGGAGGCGGAGGGATATCGCTCGGTCGACCCGTCCGTTCGTCAGGCACTCTCGGAAGCGACGATGACGCTTCCCCACGGTCTGTCGACGCCGGAGCGACGCGATCGGATCGAGCGCCGCGTCGAACGCGATTACGACGTCGGATTTGTCGACGTGACGATGGCCGACGACGGGACGATCGACCGCGTCCTCGTTGGCCGACGGTCCGCCGGACTCGGATCGATGCTTCCCCCGAAGACCGCCGGAATCGCGATCCGCGCCGAGTGTTCACCCGCTGCGAGTCTCGGCGATCCGGTCGAGATCCGGTCGACCGGGGA contains:
- a CDS encoding 3-oxoacyl-ACP reductase family protein; protein product: MAETVPRLEPLERRPLTDRTCLVTGSSRGIGREIAFELARCGANVAVNYRSSDAKARDVTERIEENGETAITVQADVSDPAQVERMAADIREEFGAIDVLVNNAGITVDRTFEEMTYEDWQAVIDVNLHGTFNCTKAFYDDVKTSDHGRLINISSVVGQQGNYGQANYATSKGGLFAFTRTLALELASHGSTANCVAPGFTETDMLETVPDRVREKIREDIPLDRFARPEDIVGMVRFLVGDQAEYMTGQVVGINGGIEW
- a CDS encoding thiol-disulfide oxidoreductase DCC family protein; protein product: MSTDIPDDPIILFDGVCNLCNGFVQFILPRDTDGQFRFASLQSDVGKRLLAEHDLPTDELESIVLIEGDDCYVKSAAVIRIARLLGGVYALLGPFRFLPRSIRDRAYDFVAARRYRWFGKKDQCAMPPADVDVGARFLE
- a CDS encoding DUF7125 family protein — translated: MSIFKREGEANGGMIAIAGSKGGCGKSTVTLGLAEAFARAETPALAIDADRQLPNLHVMTERDRGPTIADLDRGADITEIAQPHPREPTVGIVPAPKSSQAFEFDSLDERLEADGQQVLIDCPSGAGPDVVDPLAQSAGVIVLASNTDRTLDAAETTIEMARRLGVPVYGAILNKCSEIPEPATRWDGVPLLGCVPDRPSPLLNDDVTTAFDEIVETLATQTASDRAPPEYAGDRLPIGIEELDYRLGGGLSPGSVVALVAEPASQAEHILYRATGVRGTLYLSTQRSRENVRRAIESAATGSGTPTTRRVTGDDALEEAASLIDKLPDAANLIVDPIDELERRDRSAYVSFLDELKDRMVETDGLAILYCLEDEPPNRSATLRAADAVFELETVTPAADADIEHLLSVPKYRPKAGLSETFALEFAGDGGVAPIESAPGAE
- the cbiT gene encoding precorrin-6Y C5,15-methyltransferase (decarboxylating) subunit CbiT, which gives rise to MPPIALPHDAKAGPTKSEVRAVVGSKLALEPEDHFAEVGSCTGAITIEAAQRAGRVTALERKPERLETTEQNLAANEDSIRAEVELRNAEAPEGLPDDADALFLGGSRNFEAVLDHAVETEIDRVVMNVSRLEVAGKATEAFRERDLLEEVVQFQVSHGYELAGATSFDSDNPVYMLVGSATAEDDGERVAADGSGGCHQ
- a CDS encoding cobalt-precorrin-4/precorrin-4 C(11)-methyltransferase, with protein sequence MTDDARNDPQDAIDSQGERRREELDDRIFEHSAGDEQEGIPFVGAGPGNPRLLTVAGKELLEEADLVVHAGSLVNSELLDEYCAHAELVNSVGKDLEELIPLMRDAYEDGDNVVRLHSGDPAIYGAALEQMDALEHEGVPTHFVPGVTSAFAASATLRTQLTLNEVSNHVAFTRPQGKTLTPEEDHISEFVEMGDVTTCIYLGTHAVRDTMDRLLEDDHDPETPVAVIYHASWPDEDVIVGSIGTIADKVEEAGYRASALVVIGDAVTGAGYERSFLYGDWANRGS
- a CDS encoding cobalt-factor II C(20)-methyltransferase, with the protein product MTLYGVGLGPGEADLVTVRGKEVLESVDVVYSPGRLSRTVALNHVDESKIGDLDFPMTKDEEKLRAAWKEAAAEIAPNARDGDVAFVTLGDPNVYSTFGHLRRTIDAFHPDVALEIVPGVSAVTAFATAMGVEIEAGAGLSLREAASGHSPTGPDRMILFKVTDAPATHEGLVDAGYEVTYGRRLFMEQGDTIVTDDPEAIDERDYYTLAYAEKEDLEVEQATAAFETDGSDDSSEDDSTTSGEPVTDGGERIEGERERSERDPHRNAKRSEEGSRSSSEVPSDGGRLVNIERAEGCEGGDCGGHR